The genomic interval ACTCTTCGCATCGCCGAGTCGCATTACGGCGATGTCGAGCGTGCCGCCGCCGAAGTCGAAGATGACGACGTTCTGCGGCTTCGTAATGGATTGTTCGTAATCCAACGCGGCGGCGATCGGCTCCAGTTCAAAGTCCACTTCTTTGAAGCCTGCCTCATGCGCCGCCGCGCGCAACGTCTCTTGCGCTTTGGAGTCGAGTTCAGCCGACTCGGAAAATTTGACGGGGCGTCCCAACGTCACCGCCTCAATCGTTTCGCCCAACACATCTTCGGCGCGGTGCTTCAACAGACTCAAATACGTCTGCGCCAGATCACCCACGCTGTAATAACGTTCAAAGATTTGCGTGCCTTTGTAATTGTCCTTGCGCAACGCGGTCTTGAGATATTGCAACAAACGCCCAGGCTTCAACTCGTCCACGTACACAAAAATATCGCGCATGTAAAACAGATCCGCGCCGCGATATTCGATCTCGCCCGCCCATTGCTTCACATACCGCCGCTGACGATTGACGTTATCGCGGTAATACGTCTCCACCGCCTCCTGCCCGAGATACGCGCGATACTCTTTCGTGATGTACAACACGGTCTTGATGACTTCAGGCAAAACATTTTTCGGGTCAACAGGCAACACGCGGACTCGTTGCCCATCGTAGACTGCGACTCCCGAATTGGATGTGCCGAAGTCAATTCCGACTTTGAGACTCATGACGACACGCTCCGCGTCTTTCCCCCGTCAGCTTGGATCAGCCCGATGGAGAGGATCCAAGCCTCGGCTGAGATCGAACCGCTTCCCGTCATGGAATCCGCTTCGAGGAGTTGGAGACGCCCCGTCGCATCCAGCACGATGATCGAATCCGAATCCTTGACCGATGCCGCGCCCACAAAACGGACTCCCTGCTCAAGCCGCGAGGGGGGAATCAACGCTTGTCCTTTTGCGGCGGACGATTTGGATGTCTCGATGCTTTTGCTTTCGCGGTGAATCACTTTGCCCGTTTGCGTGACGAAGAGCAGTGAGTCGTCGGCGCGCGTGATGAACGACGCGATGACATAATCGGTGGCGGCGAGGCGGACGCGCTCCTCGGTGGCGTACGAGAGGTCGTCCACGTCGAAAGCGATGACCTTGCCTTCGTATGTGACGAAGACCGCGCGATCATTTTTGTGCGAGAGCGTGAGATCAAATGGCTGGTCGGATTTTTGTATCGCGCCTTTGCCGATGTAATGATTGCCGAGAATGGACTGCGCCATGGAGGTCATCGTTTTCTTGGCGCAACCGCGGCGGCTGATTTGGAGGAAGAAATCGGAGAGGGGCAGGCGCGAGAACGGCGTGATGCAAGCGAGCAGTTCGCCCGCGCGCGGCTCATCGGGCAACGCGGCTTGACTCCACTCCCACGCGCCGCCGACTTTGATGAGCGGAATGTCGCTCACTTTATATGTGCTGACCCGACCCGATGTGTACAGCAACAACGCTTCTTCATTCGATGGGACGGCGAGGATGCGCGGCGGCTCATGGTCGTTGGACATGTCGCTCGTGATGCGACCGAGTTCTTTTACATCCGAGTTTAATTCGAGGCGGAGGATCCGTCCCTGCGCGTTGTAGATCAACAAATTTTGCGTTGCCGCTTCGACAGGTTGCGCGGGGAGTTCGACCAGCGCGCCTTCGTCCACGCCGAACCGCCGCTTGATGAGGTCGAGTTGATATTCGAGATGGGCGATGCGCTTCTGATACTCCTCCACGCGCGTGCCGTTCTGTAAGGCGATATTCTCCGCCAGCAGTTCTTCGTCCCGTTCGCTCAACTCGCGCAAACGCCTGGCGATCAGCCGCACAATCGTCACCGCGGACTCGGGTCGCGCCTCGGCTTCTTTCATCCATTCTTCGATTTTGTTTGATAACGACATGGTGGGATTCCTCGAACCAAAAATTATACTGTAGACTTCTTGCACAAGTAATTGTAGGGCGGGTTTTTAACCCGCCAATTGCTGTACATCAGAAGAACGTCAGGCTACAAGCCTGACCTACGATTGACTGACCTTCACGGAAAAACCGTGATAAAAAGATTCAATCCGTGGTTTCCGTGAAATCCGTGTACAAGAAACGACTCTTGACGCAATTACTTCATTAGCATAGAATACTGCCCAACATGCTTAAGTCAGCCCGCTGGTTTGCGTACTTTTATTTTTACGGTTTCCGAGACTCGGTTGCCGTTGGTGGCGCTTAAGTAGACAGAAAGTAACTCTGTTCACGCAAAGAGCGAGACCACACGGTCTCGCTCTTTTATTTTATTCGCAGCGCGAGATACGATCTCGCGTTGCACAAGGAGCCATGTATGCCCACACGCGGAATCCGAGGCGCGATCACTGTCGCCGCAGACGAACCAGACCTCATCCTCGAAGCGACGCGGGAATTGCTCACTGCGATTCTCGCGTCTAACGAAGGGATGATCCCCGAAGACATCGCCAGCGCGCTCTTTACCGTCACCGACGATCTCGTCTCCACGTTCCCCGCAGAGGGGGCGCGGCAGATCGGCTGGGGACTCGTCCCGATGATGTGCGCGCGCGAAATCCCCGTGCCAAACAGCCTGCCGCGAGTGATTCGGGTTTTAATCCAATGGAATACCGATGTGCCTCAAAATGAAATCACCCACGTCTATCTGCGTGACGCGGTGAAACTGAGACCCGATCTGGTTGCGGCTCAATGAACAAGTCAAATGTCGAAAGTCACAAGTCGCTTGACCTTTGACCTAAGACTTTCGACCAGAAATTCATCCTTCATAATTCATCATTCACCCTTTAGGAGAAACCACCATGATCATCGTAATGAAACCGCACTACACCCCGCAACAACTCGAAGGAGTTGTGAACGTCATCAAACAACACGGGCTGACGCCGCACATCACCTACGGAGTCGAAACCGCCATCGTCGCCGCGGTGGGCGAGTTCCACATCCCGTCGCTCGACCCGTTTGAAATTCTCGATGGAGTTGAATCAGTGAAACGAATCTCGCAACCGTTCAAACTTGGCTCGCGGCAAGTGCATCCTGAAAATTCTGTGTTCCCGATCGACGGCTTCAGCGTCGGCGGAGACGACATTGTGATCATCGCAGGTCCGTGCGCGGTGGAGTCGAAGAGTCAAATTTTGGAGACAGCCCACGCGGTGAGAGAAGCGGGCGCGAACGCGTTGCGCGGCGGAGTCTTCAAACCGCGCACGTCGCCGTATGCGTTTCAAGGACTCGGCGAAGAGGGACTCGAATATCTTGCCGAGGCGCGCGAGCAAACGGGCATGCCTATCGTCGTCGAGATCATGTCGCAGGTGCAACTCGATCTCATGCTGAACTATGTGGATGTCTTTCAAGTGGGCGCTCGCAACATGCAAAATTTCAATCTGTTGCGTATGCTCGGCGAAACGCGCAAAAGTGTTTTGCTCAAACGCGGTCTCAGCGCCACCATCGAAGAACTGCTCATGTCTGCCGAATACATTCTCGCGGGCGGCAACAAGCAGGTCATCCTGTGCGAGCGCGGCATCCGCACGTTCGAAACGTCCACGCGCAACACGACCGACATCAACGCGATCCCTGTGTTGAAAAATCTAACGCATCTGCCCGTCATCCTCGATCCGTCGCACGCCACAGGTCATTACGATTACGTCGCGCCCATCGCGCGCGCGGGCATTGCGGCGGGCGCCGACGGCATCATCGTCGAAGTCCATCCCGATCCCGCGAAAGCCGTCTCCGATGGCAAGCAATCGCTCAAGCCCGAAAAATTCGCCGAGATGGTCAAACAAGTGAAAGCCATCGCCGAAGTGATGGGACGCCGCATCGCGCCCATCGAAAAGCCTGCGACTGTGGGCTGGTGATCCATGGAGGATGGCTTTTCGCTCGAAGATTCTGCGATTGGGATTCTTGGATTGGGACTCATGGGCGGCTCGCTGGCGATGAGTCTCAAAGGGAAATGCGCCCGCCTGATCGGATTCGACACGCATCTTCCCACGGTTGAGCTTGCGCTCGCCGTAGGGATCGTTGACCACGCTTCGAGCGACTTGTCCTCCATGTCGCAACTGGATGTCTTGATCCTGGCAACGCCTGTGAATGTGATGGTAGACATCCTTCCAAAACTGCCATCCTTCATTACACAATCCTGCATCGTGATGGATGTGGGTTCGACAAAAAAATTGATCGTCGAATCCATGGATCAACTGCCCGAAAACTTTGAGATCATCGGCGCGCACCCGATCTGCGGCAAGGAAAAACTCGGCTTGGAAAACGCCGACGCCCATCTATACCGAAACGCGCCGTTCGTCATCACGCCATCGGAGCGGACCACGCCAAAATCGAGATCTGCGGCTCGACAAATAATTTCAACCGTTGGCGCGAATTGTATTGAAATGTCTGCCGAAGCGCACGACCGCATTCTGGCGTTTACAAGCCATTTGCCCTTCCTGCTCTCTTCGGCTCTGGTTAACACACTGCCCGAAGAATTCGCCGCATTGATCGGACCAGGCTTCCGCTCCAACTCGCGCCTTGCAGACACGCCATCGCGCATGATGATCGGCATACTGCAATCGAATCGTGAAAATGTTTTGAGCGCGATCCAGTCGTTTCGCGCATCGCTAACGGAACTCGAAGAAAATTTGCAGAACGAAAACTACTTTCAGATGGAAGAATTGTTGAATAAGTCGCGGTTTGCTTATCAAGAGATAACCCACAAATCTCCACTCTCCACTCTCTAATCCTCCAATCTCTATTCTCTAATCCTCTACTCTCTACTCCTCAATGCGCATCACTCCCATCTCCCATCCCCTCAACGCCAGCGTCCGCGTCCCTGGCTCCAAGTCGCTGACGAATCGCGCCTTGCTCATCGCGGCTCTTGCAAACGGCAGAACAAAATTAACCAACGCGTTATTCTCGGACGATTCAAACTATTTTGCGAAAGCATTACAAGAATTGGGCTTTGACGTTCAACTCGACGAAACAAACTCCGAAATGACCGTGCAAGGTCTCGGCGGAAAAATCCCCGCGCCCAACGCCGAACTCTTCATCGGCAATGCGGGCACCGCCGCAAGATTCCTCTCCGCGTTTCTGACGCTCGGTCACGGCGAGTATGTTTTAAATGGAGAGCCGCGCATGCGCGAACGCCCGATTCATGATTTGGTTCATGCTTTGACTCAATTAGGAGCAAACATTACCACTGCGGACGATAAACCCTGGGCTATGAACTTTCGTCCATCTTCCGTGGATAGTAGTCAGGTATTCCTTCCCGTCAAAATCACCGCAGACGGTCTGCGCGGCGGCAAAACCAAAATCGCGGGCGACATCTCCTCCCAATTCCTCTCCGCCCTCCTCATGGTCGCCCCATACGCCGAATCTCCCATCGAAATCGAACTCACCACCGAACTGAATTCAAAGCCCTACGTGGATATGACCATAGCCATCATGCAAGACTTCGGAGTTGAAGTTCAACGAAACGATTACCGATCCTTCACTGTACCAATTACTAAATACCAATCTCCAATCTCCAGTCTCCAGTCTCCAATCTCCAACACCCAATTCTCCAATTCTCCAATTCTCTCTTCCTATCCTATTGAATCCGACGCCTCCGCCGCCTCCTACTTCTTCGCCGCGCCAGCCATCTGCGGAGGAACCGTCAAAGTGGAGAACATCTCGCGCAACTCCGTGCAAGGCGACATCAAATTTCTCGATGTTCTCGCGCAGATGGGATGCACTGTGACCGAAACTGATCACTGCTTACTGGTCACTGGTCACTCCGAACTTCGCGGCATTGACATTGACCTCCGCGACCTCCCCGACACCGCCCAAACCCTCGCGGCGATCGCGCCTTTTGCGACTTCGCCAACTCGAATCCGCGGCATCGCCTCCGCCCGCCACAAAGAAACGGATCGCGTCCACGCCACCTGCGCCGAACTCGCCCGCCTCGGCGTCCAAGTGGACGAACACGAAGACGGCATGACGATCTACCCGTGCCAAACTTTCCAGCCTGCCACCATCCAAACCTACAACGACCACCGCATGGCAATGGCATTCTCCCTCATCGGCTTGGTTTTCGATGGTGTCACGATTGAAAACCCAAATTGTGTTTCCAAAACCTTTCCAAACTTTTTTGAGGTTCTCAAACAATTATCGTAGACAGGTAAACAAGTACACAGGTAGACACGTAAACAAGTAACTTGTATCCCGTAACTCGTACCCATGATTTCACCCCTCATCCCTCATCCTTCATCCTTCCATCTTGGTTTGATCGGCTACCCGTTAAGCCATTCGTTATCGCCAACTATTCATGCCGCCGCATTAAAGGCTTGCAACTTACAGGGCGACTACTCTCTCTTCCCAATTGCACCCGACGACAAACAAGGATTGAAAGACCTCCTCGCCCGCCTCCGCACAGGCGAACTACACGGACTCAACGTCACCATCCCACACAAACAAAACGTGATCGAGTTTCTCGATGAGCTGACTCCCACAGCCAAAGCCATCGGCGCGGTCAACACCATTTACCTGAAAGAATCCAAACTCATCGGCGATAACACCGATGCGGCTGGATTTTTGACGGATTTGAGAAAATTCCTCGCAGAATCCCCCTCTCCCTTTGGGAGAGGGGCAGGGGTGAGGGAAAAATCGGCAATCGTCTTAGGCGCAGGCGGCTCAGCGCGAGCGGTTGTTTACGCGTTACTGAATGACGGTTGGAACGTAACCATCTCCGCCCGCCGCATCGAACAAGCGCAAGAACTTGCGATCTCATTCCCCAATTACCAATTACCAATTACTAATTACGCCAATCTCCAGTCTCTAGTCTCTAATCTCTCTCTTCTCGTAAACACCACTCCATTGGGCATGACCCCAACCATTGACCAATCTCCCCTCCCCGAAAATCTGTCACTGCCTTCCAACGCTTTCATTTATGATCTAGTGTATAACCCAAGAGAAACAAAATTGGTTAGAGAAGCCCGCCAACAAGGACTTCGCGCCGCCACAGGACTTGGTATGCTCATCGAACAAGCCGCGCTGTCTTTTGAACTATGGACAGGTTGCATACCTTCCAGAGAAATACTCCATCAATCAGTCGAATCATAATTCTTTCCTCTTTCGTCTTTCCTCACTTCACTGATTACTGTTCACTGATAACTAATCACTGCTCACTGACTTTCCACTTTCCACTCGGAGCCCCTCATGCCCCTACGCTTCCTCACCGCAGGCGAATCACACGGACCCTCGCTCACCGCTATCCTCGACGGTATGCCTGCTGGACTTCCTCTCGCGCCTGACATCATCAACAAAGAATTGACTCGCCGCCAACAAGGGTACGGCTCAGGCGGGCGGATGAAAATTGAAAAAGACACTGTGCAGATCCTCGGCGGCGTGATGGCGGGAGAAACCACAGGCGCGCCGATTGCCATGCTCGTCGAAAATGCCGATCACATTAAATGGAAGGGTAAAGCCGTCGAGCCGATGACGAGTCCGCGCCCTGGGCATGCGGATCTAACAGGCGCGGTCAAATATGGCTACAAAGATTTACGTCCCGCGCTCGAACGCGCCTCCGCGAGAGAGACGACCATGCGCGTCGCGGTCGGCGCGGTATGCAAACATTTTCTTGCGCAGTTTGGTATCGTCGTCGGCGGATACGTTTCATCCATCGGCGAAACTCAAGCAGACTTCGGCGACATGCCTTATGAAGAACGCTTCCAGCTTGCGGAAGAGTCCGATGTGCGTTGCCCAGACCCCACGTCCGCGCAGAGGATGCGGGATGAAATCGAAAAAGCGATACACGGAAAAAACACGCTGGGAGGAATCCTTGAGATCGTCGCGTTGAATCTTCCTGTTGGTCTGGGAAGTTTCGTTCAATGGGACAAACGCCTCGAAGCGAAACTTGCCATGGCGATCATGTCTGTGCAAGCCATCAAAGGTGTCGAAGTCGGCGACGCGTTCGAAAACGCCAAACGACTTGGCACACAAGCCCACGACGCGATCAACCTTCAACCTTCGACCTTTGACCTTCGACGTTTGACCAACAGGGCAGGCGGCACCGAAGGCGGAATCTCCAACGGACAGCCGATCATCATCCGCGCCGCGATGAAACCGATTGCCACGACTCTCATACCGCAACATACCGTTGACCTCGCTCTCGGCGAAAATGCTCCCACTAAATATGAACGCTCCGATTTTTGCCCCGTGCCTCGCGCTGTTCCGATCTTGGAAGCGATGGTCGCGTTCGTGCTGGCGGATGCGCTCCTCGAAAAACTCGGCGGCGACTCGATGAACGAGATCAAACCGCGTTTTGAATCGTTGCGCAAAGCAACACTTGACGATTTGCAAATGGATAATACTCCGCACGTGTTTTGGGAGTGAGGGTGTAAACATGGAAACAGGTAAACAGGTATACACGTAGACATGTTAGCCCTCATGGATGTAAATGCTTTCTGTGTTGCATTTGCGATTCTCGTCTTAGTTCTCATTGGGATATGGCTGAAATGGAAAGATCCTTTTCGAGTCCTCTTCTCTTTTGTGTTTGGCGTCTATATCATTAATGTCGTCAGTGTTGTTGTATTTCCGTTTCCAATCGGATACGCCGTATCCGACTTCAAGCCGAACATCAATCTTATTCCGTTTGATTTTGGTTATTGCGACCCGCGCGGACTGGAACTTTGTATTCGGGAAATCTATCAGAACATCCTGCTTACCATTCCGTTCGGCTTTGGCGTCAACTTTATCGCCCGCATCAAGCCAAAGAACATTTTTTGGCTGGCGCTGGTTGTCGGCTTTACGTTTGAGTTTGTCCAACTCGTTATCTCTCTCTTATTGCGTAGTCCCTTCCGCGCCGTAGACATCAACGACCTCATCCTCAACGCCATTGGAGTTTTACTTGGCTATGGCATCTTCCGCATTTTTGGAGCGATTTATCTCTACGTCATTCAAAAAATTCAGAGCCAACCTCGCCACATCTTTGCCTATGTCCATGATATAGTCTGCCAGCATAACCACTGATAACTGCTCACTGTTCACTCGCAACTCCCTACTTTCTATTTACCATGACCCACATCTTCCTCTACGGACCACCCGCCACAGGCAAAACCACGATCGGAGAAATCCTTTCGCGGAATCTCAAACTTCCATTCATTGACCTCGACCGCGTCATCGAATCGAAGGCGGGCATGTCCATTCCGCAGATCATGGAGGGGCAGGGCGAGTCGGCGTTTCGTGATTTGGAATCGTCGGCGTTGAGGGAGATCACCCTCACCCCTAACCCCTCTCCCACTGGGAGAGGGGAATCGGTGGTTGCCCTCGGCGGCGGCGCGTTGTTGCGCGATGAAAATCGTCAACACGTGGAGAGCAGTGGCAAGATTGTTTTGCTCACGGCAGAGTTGGATACGCTTCTCGCAAGACTCAACGAAGATTCAAACAAACGTCCATTGCTTGTGGGTGATTTGAAATCGAAACTCAAGTCGTTGCTTGAAAATCGCCGCGAGCATTATGATTCGTTCACGTTGAAACTCGATGTTGACGATCAATCCGCTGAGCAGATCGCGCACCGCGCGCAAATTATGTTGGGTCGCCATCATCTCTCTGCGATGGGTGAGTATGATGTTCGGGTTGGACAAATTGGAAATTTGCGCAGTATTGCGTACGGAAGCCTCATCGTCACCGACGAAAATGTTGCCAAACATCATCTCGATAAAATCAACATCGAAAGATCAATCATCATCCCTGCGGGCGAGGAACATAAAAATCTTGAAACCGTCTCCCGTTTATGGAAAGCCTTTCTCGAATACGGACTCGACCGCAAAAGTACGGTCGTTGCCCTCGGCGGCGGCGTGATCGGCGACCTCGCTGGCTTTGCCGCGTCCACGTACATGCGCGGCATTGATTGGATCGCCGTGCCGACGACTCTGCTCGCCATGGTGGATGCTTCAATTGGAGGCAAAACTGGATTCGACTTGCCCGAGGGAAAAAACCTAATCGGTTCTTTTCACCCTCCCAAACTGGTTCTGGCTGACCCCAGCCTTTTGCTCACCCTCAGCGACCGCGACCTGCGCTCTGGCATGGCGGAGGTTGTCAAGCACGGGATCATTGCCGACCCCGAGTTGTTTGCATTGTGTTCAAATGGAATGGATTGGGTAAAGAATAATCTCGAAGAGATCGTCAAACGCGCGATGGCGGTGAAGATAAATATTATCGAAGAGGATCCGTACGAAAAAGGAATCCGCGCGGCGCTGAATCTCGGTCACACAGTGGGACATGCGGTGGAACTCGTCAGCGGATTCAAGTTGAGTCACGGCGAGTCCGTTGCGATTGGGATGGTCGCTGAGGCGGCGTACGCTGTCAGGGTTGGCGTGGCAGGTCGAGGGTCGGATGAAGCGATTGAGTCCACGTTGTCAAATTTGGGGTTGCCGACTCGCATCCCCGACGAGATGCCGCGCGAGGAGATCATCCGCGCGATGAGGGTAGATAAGAAGAAGAGCGCGAAGTCCATCCGCTTTGCGTTGCCTGTTGAGATCGGCAGGGTGGAGTTGGTGGATGTAACGAATGTGGATGAAGTTTTGTAACGCGACATTTATGTCGCCTTTGCAATGCGCGACATGAATGTCGCGTTACGGAGTCAACATGAAAATCTTAATCTTGCATGGACCAAACTTGAATTTGCTGGGAACACGCGAGCCTGACGTGTACGGCTCGATGACTCTTGATGACATCAACGCGAAGTTGATCGAGTTGGGAAAAGAGTTGGGCGCGGAAGTGAAATGTTTGCAATCGAATCACGAAGGCGAGTTGATCGACGCATTACACGACGCGCGGACGTGGGCAAGCGGCGTGGTGTTTAATCCTGGCGGGTACACACACACATCGGTCGCGTTGCGCGATGCGATCAGCGCGATTCAGATCCCCGTCATCGAAGCGCATCTCTCGAATGTGTACGCGCGTGAAGAGTTTCGTCACACATCGTTGATCTCGGCTGTCTGCAAAGGGAAAATTACAGGGCTGGGATGGAAATCGTACGCGCTCGCGTTGCGCGCGTTGGTGGAGAAATAAAGACAAGCCTCAAAATGCGCCGCCGTATGTCTGTTCGCTCGCAGTGCAACTGCGAGCGGGATGCGCGATTTGCCAAGCAAATCGAATTGCATCCCCAATAGGAACTTTATATTTTTACGAACCCTTGGCAGACTTCGCGGGTCAAAAAATGGGACGAACAAAAAACGGGACAGCCGATTCGGCCGTCCCGTCGAGGGTGAAGCGGGTTGAATTATGAATCCGACGGCGGTTTGAAGATCAGGAAGACCGCGTTGATGAGAATGCCCAACACAGCCGCAGTCGCAATGGCGGGCAATCCGCTGGGGAAAATGCCGGGGATGGTGATCGGAAGGAATCCGCCGGGGTATCCGATATTCCCGCCGATGCCCACGATCATGATGACCGCGCCGATGGCGAGGTTGCGCGGGCTGAACAGGCTGACCTTATTCTCTTGAATGAGCGCGATGCCTTGCATACCGATCACGCCGAAGAGATAGATCGCCAACCCGCCGCTCACCGCCAGCGGAACGGATGCCACAAGCGCCTGCAATTTTCCGACAAAGCCGAGCAGGATGGCAATGACGCCAGCCGCGATCAACGCGGGCCCGGAGTAGTTGCGGGTAATCGCCATGAGCGAGTTGTTCTCGCCGTAGTTGGTGCCGGCGGTGGCGCCCATCAGACCGTTCAAGAAATCGCCGACGCCGTCGAAGACCAGGTTGTAACCGATGTAATTGTCGAGTTTAATCTTTTCGCGGCCCGATTCTTCAGCGAAGCGGTCTACGTAGAGGCTCATCTGATATAGATGCGCGGTCGACTCGGGGATGGTGGCGATCGCCATGATCGAAATACTGATGACGGCGGTCAGGAACAATTCGCCGCTGAACGATGGGAAGGTGATGTTGGGCATCGCGAATAACGGCGCGGCGCCGATTGCCGCCGTGTTGGCGGAACCCGGATCCACGATCATCGAGAAGACGTACCCGAAAATGCCGCCCAGCAAAATGGGAAGCATTCCGATGAACCCTCTGCCCTGCAAATAGACCGAGAGCATAATCGTCACGATTAGGGTAACAAAGGAAACCGTGAAGTTGGCGCTTGCCATTTGCCCCAGCGCGGCGAACGCCAGACCGAAACCGATGATCGCCGCGACCGAACCCGTGACGATGGGCGGCAAGATCATGTCAAATTTATCCTTCCCCACACCGCGGATGATAAAACCGACCAGGATGTTCAACAAACCGGTCACCACGATGCCAGCCTGCATGGTGCTGATGACCTCGTTGGGAACCGGCACGCCGAACTGAGGCGCGGAGCCGGTCATGGCTGTCGCGATGCCGATATACGCGGCAATATACGCGAAACTTGAACCGTAGAAAAGCGGGATGAAGTTGCCGATGCCGCGCCGCGATAACACCAGCGCGACGATCGTCGAAATTCCCGAAGCGAGCAGGACGGTGCTCACATGGAACCCGCATAACGCGGCAACCAGCACCGTCGCGGGGAACATCGTCAACACGTGCTGAAAGCCCAATAGAATAGTCTGCCCCATCGGGGGCGTATCGTTGGGCATGTAGCCGATCACATTACTTTTAGCCATTGCAGTTCTCCTCTTGTTGATGGGTTGGTCTTGCCATGCTTATTTAATTGCGATCGTAAATATCAACCCCTCGCACCTCCAAATAAAAAGTCGCCAGCGGCTTTTGCATGGCGACAACATACGCGGTAGACGAACTCATGGCAATGAGCGTGTTCCTCATGAGATCAAATTCCGGCAACCCGACTACTCTCATCTTACCCTTCATAACCCTCGAATTCAGGTGGGGATACGCCGATTTGGGATTGAACCCCGCTTCTTTCCGGACCTCAGCCTGCCTCGGCATGGACGCCTTTCTCTCCCGTTGACGCTCGCATCGTCACTGTGCTACACTACCCCGTGTAGCGGACGCTCTCTAACGTCCGCTCTACTATCCGTATTGCCAGCAATCCTCGAGGAGATTCTTTCCATGCAACTCAAAGGCAACGTCACCATCAAAGCGCCGCGCAAAAAAGTGTGGGATTTCCTCACCGACCCGAATCAACTGGGTCAGTGCGTGCCGGGCATCGAAAAAGTGGAAGAGATCGAGAAACTCAAAAAATATCGCGGTGTTGTTTCGGTGGGGCTGGGCTCCGTCAAAGCGAAATTCAACGGCGATGTGGACATTCTCGAACTGGACGAGCCAAACTTTGCCAAACTCAAAGCGCATGGCAACGCCACAGGAAGCACAGCCGATGCCGTCAGCGAAATGAAAATGTCCGACGCGCCCGACGATTGCACCCTCGTCGAATGGACGGCGGATGTCAACGTCTCTGGTCAACTGGCGAGTTTGGTCTCAAGGTTGATGTTGCCTGTATCGCAAAAACTGGCGGGATTGTTCTATGATGAAGTGAAGAGAAGGGTTGAGGATCATTAACTCACCTTACGCAGTACGGCAAGATTTATCTTGCCACTCT from Candidatus Defluviilinea gracilis carries:
- a CDS encoding Hsp70 family protein; the protein is MSLKVGIDFGTSNSGVAVYDGQRVRVLPVDPKNVLPEVIKTVLYITKEYRAYLGQEAVETYYRDNVNRQRRYVKQWAGEIEYRGADLFYMRDIFVYVDELKPGRLLQYLKTALRKDNYKGTQIFERYYSVGDLAQTYLSLLKHRAEDVLGETIEAVTLGRPVKFSESAELDSKAQETLRAAAHEAGFKEVDFELEPIAAALDYEQSITKPQNVVIFDFGGGTLDIAVMRLGDAKSRKVYASGGVDIAGSDFDRAIIEKRMLSHFGFGKVKHHPEIMQMIEAVPDWMALPEMGTPINKNILDKAIQAKVAPVRLRALEHLIYNDLAFTFYNRVEAGKIALSNEGATVITLEDKDIALWELYTRSQFESDIQHYLVDVEKVLLDTVAKSGLEIGQIDAIVKTGGSSNIPLFTGMLGRLFGAEKVKESNAFSSVVAGLAIKAFNQSSVVE
- the aroH gene encoding chorismate mutase, producing the protein MPTRGIRGAITVAADEPDLILEATRELLTAILASNEGMIPEDIASALFTVTDDLVSTFPAEGARQIGWGLVPMMCAREIPVPNSLPRVIRVLIQWNTDVPQNEITHVYLRDAVKLRPDLVAAQ
- the aroF gene encoding 3-deoxy-7-phosphoheptulonate synthase, which produces MIIVMKPHYTPQQLEGVVNVIKQHGLTPHITYGVETAIVAAVGEFHIPSLDPFEILDGVESVKRISQPFKLGSRQVHPENSVFPIDGFSVGGDDIVIIAGPCAVESKSQILETAHAVREAGANALRGGVFKPRTSPYAFQGLGEEGLEYLAEAREQTGMPIVVEIMSQVQLDLMLNYVDVFQVGARNMQNFNLLRMLGETRKSVLLKRGLSATIEELLMSAEYILAGGNKQVILCERGIRTFETSTRNTTDINAIPVLKNLTHLPVILDPSHATGHYDYVAPIARAGIAAGADGIIVEVHPDPAKAVSDGKQSLKPEKFAEMVKQVKAIAEVMGRRIAPIEKPATVGW
- a CDS encoding prephenate dehydrogenase/arogenate dehydrogenase family protein gives rise to the protein MEDGFSLEDSAIGILGLGLMGGSLAMSLKGKCARLIGFDTHLPTVELALAVGIVDHASSDLSSMSQLDVLILATPVNVMVDILPKLPSFITQSCIVMDVGSTKKLIVESMDQLPENFEIIGAHPICGKEKLGLENADAHLYRNAPFVITPSERTTPKSRSAARQIISTVGANCIEMSAEAHDRILAFTSHLPFLLSSALVNTLPEEFAALIGPGFRSNSRLADTPSRMMIGILQSNRENVLSAIQSFRASLTELEENLQNENYFQMEELLNKSRFAYQEITHKSPLSTL
- the aroA gene encoding 3-phosphoshikimate 1-carboxyvinyltransferase, whose amino-acid sequence is MRITPISHPLNASVRVPGSKSLTNRALLIAALANGRTKLTNALFSDDSNYFAKALQELGFDVQLDETNSEMTVQGLGGKIPAPNAELFIGNAGTAARFLSAFLTLGHGEYVLNGEPRMRERPIHDLVHALTQLGANITTADDKPWAMNFRPSSVDSSQVFLPVKITADGLRGGKTKIAGDISSQFLSALLMVAPYAESPIEIELTTELNSKPYVDMTIAIMQDFGVEVQRNDYRSFTVPITKYQSPISSLQSPISNTQFSNSPILSSYPIESDASAASYFFAAPAICGGTVKVENISRNSVQGDIKFLDVLAQMGCTVTETDHCLLVTGHSELRGIDIDLRDLPDTAQTLAAIAPFATSPTRIRGIASARHKETDRVHATCAELARLGVQVDEHEDGMTIYPCQTFQPATIQTYNDHRMAMAFSLIGLVFDGVTIENPNCVSKTFPNFFEVLKQLS
- the aroE gene encoding shikimate dehydrogenase; amino-acid sequence: MISPLIPHPSSFHLGLIGYPLSHSLSPTIHAAALKACNLQGDYSLFPIAPDDKQGLKDLLARLRTGELHGLNVTIPHKQNVIEFLDELTPTAKAIGAVNTIYLKESKLIGDNTDAAGFLTDLRKFLAESPSPFGRGAGVREKSAIVLGAGGSARAVVYALLNDGWNVTISARRIEQAQELAISFPNYQLPITNYANLQSLVSNLSLLVNTTPLGMTPTIDQSPLPENLSLPSNAFIYDLVYNPRETKLVREARQQGLRAATGLGMLIEQAALSFELWTGCIPSREILHQSVES